The genomic window TGAGGAGGATAAATGCTTTGCAAGCCGCCGGCGAGGACAGCCAGGGTTTTGCCTCCAGCAGCCAGAGCGGCGGTGTGGGCGGCGGTGTCGATGCCGGTGGCAAGTCCGCTCACGATGGTAACGCCTTGTCTGCAAACGGGTTCCAACAGTTTTTTGCAACTTGAGCTGCCGTAGGCGCTGGCTTTGCGGGTTCCCACCACACCCAGGCAAACACCGTTGAGGGCGGGTGCCAGATTTCCGCGGTAATACAGGATGAGCGGAGGTGCCAGAATCTGTTTCAGGCCAGAGGGATAGTCTTCCGCGCCCCAGAAGGTGGCTTGGATGTCAAATTGGTCGCAGAGATTCAGGATTTTTGTCAAATCCGGATGCGGTTGGGCTCTGAGGATGTGTTCGCGGGTTTCGGGATGCAGGCTTTCGTCGGCTTGGATGGGATGGTTTGGTTGGCCAATAAACTCAGTTGGATCGGGATATTTTTTCAATAATTGGGGGATTTCACCACTTTTGAGCTGGGGCGCGCATTTCAGGCAAAGCCAGGCTTCCAGGGTTTTCATAAGGCTTTTAAGAGCTTGAACAGACGCCTTTTAAGTTCGTCCAAATTGATGTGACCCACAGCGGAAACCGCCATGCTTTCGACGCCAAATTCGGCTTGGAAGCTTTGTTGAACCTCATTAACCAGTTCATCGCGCTCATCGGGAGGAATGGTGTCCAACTTGCTGAAGACCACCAGGCAGGGTTTTTTATCCATAAATGGGTCATAGAGATAGAGTTCGGAGCGCAGGGTGCGGAAGGCTTCGGCGGGTTCAGGCGCGCCGATATCGATGAGAAAAAGCAGCAGGGAAGTGCGTTGGATGTGGCGTAAAAACTGATGTCCCAGTCCTTTACCCATGTGAGCGCCTTCGATGATGCCGGGGATGTCCGCCATCACGAAAGACTGGTATTCGCTCACGCTGACCACGCCCAGCATGGGTTCCAGAGTGGTGAATTCATAATCCGCAATCTTTGGTCTGGCGGCGGAAAGCACGCTGAGCAGGGTGGATTTTCCGGCGTTTGGATAGCCGACCAAACCCACGTCCGCCATGAGTTTTAGCACCAATTCCAGTTGCATTTCATGGCTGTGTTTGCCAAGAGTGGCATGGCGTGGCGCCTGGTTTATGGAGGTGGCAAAATTCACGTTTCCTTTGCCACCGCGGCCGCCTCTTGCCAAAGTTATGATTTCGCCATGTTGGGTGATGTCCGCAAGTTTGACTCTTTTTCCGTCATCCCTCAGGTGAAAAACCTCGGTGCCCAGCGGCAAGCGCAGAGTCACGTCCGCTCCGCTGCCTCCGGTTTTTTTGGCTCCGCTGCCGGGTTTCCCGTTTTCGGCACGGAAAATTTTGTTGTAACGGTAATCCAGAAGGGTGTTTACGTTTTCGTCGCCCTGCACGATGACAGAGCCGCCGCGACCGCCATCACCACCATCGGGTCCGCCTTTGGGGATGAATTTTTCGCGGCGGAAACTCACAACGCCATCGCCGCCATTTCCGGCTTTGACGCTTATTTTCGCATAATCTATGAACATTTAAACTATCTTTTCAAATCCTTTATTTTATTATCGTGAAACGCTTTAACAGCGCTTTATCAGCCTGAACCACCCTCAGGAAATACACGCCGCTGTCCAGCTTTTTTCCTCCCACGCTGCCATCCCAATGCAAGTTTAGCTCGCCGTGGCTGGTGCCGCCTTCGTGAATTGAGCCGATTTTGCGGCCGCGCAGATCGTAGATTGATAGTGACAAACTATCGCGTTTCAGCCCGGAAAGCCGGATTTTACCGCCGGGAGAGAAGGGATTTTGCATTTCGCAGTTCAGGGCGGCAGGACTGAGGTTGGGATCGGAAACGCTTACGAATGTATGGGTTTGGGTGACTATATCCGTGTCGTTATCGGAGAAGCGGAAGGTGAGTTCGTTAACGGGATTTGGTAAAATCAGACCAAAACTGATGGGGTGAGGACCGATATCATAGCCAAGTGGCTGGGGATGAAGCACTTCGCCGTTGGGAAGCACCACTTCCATCAGGATGGGAAAATCGCTTTCGGCGTCGAAATAATCAAAGGTGAGGGAATCATCTGCCAAAAAGACGTTGTCAATTGTGGGAAGAGTGTTTTCGTCCACCTGGTAAAAATGGTCATCAAAGATAATCCCGGCGAGGGTGCTGTAATCTCCCACACCGAAGGTGGGAACAAAGGTTTGCAAATCAATGCTGACACTCATGCTGAGGCTGGTGAGAATGAGACCGTTCAAACTGTTGGGCCAGGCGCCGAAATCGGGGTCGTTATAGAGGTCGCTTAAATTGCAGGCTTGATATAGCTTTCCGCCCAAAACCTGGCTTTGGATTTCTCCGATGCGCTCAAAGGAAGGCAAGAATTGTTCATCCAGTCTCAATTTGTAAAGCCCGGGCTGGATTACGCCGGGAATATTGAAGGAATGTACCATGGCATAAGTGAGCGTATCCACAACGGTTTCGGGGTTTGTGATGGTGGTGAGATACACATTGTAGGATGAGATACTGTTCATTACGGGGAAGCTGTTCGCGGCGTTTGCCATGACGGAATAGAGCTTGTTTTCAGTGGCGGCGCACCAAGTGTCGGTGAAATCCAGATAGGGCTGGTAAACCGTGAGGGAATCGCCTGTTGCGTCGGTTCCGATTAAGCCCACATTTTCAAATGGCGGTGGAAATTCTTCTGTTGGAA from Candidatus Cloacimonadota bacterium includes these protein-coding regions:
- the obgE gene encoding GTPase ObgE; translation: MFIDYAKISVKAGNGGDGVVSFRREKFIPKGGPDGGDGGRGGSVIVQGDENVNTLLDYRYNKIFRAENGKPGSGAKKTGGSGADVTLRLPLGTEVFHLRDDGKRVKLADITQHGEIITLARGGRGGKGNVNFATSINQAPRHATLGKHSHEMQLELVLKLMADVGLVGYPNAGKSTLLSVLSAARPKIADYEFTTLEPMLGVVSVSEYQSFVMADIPGIIEGAHMGKGLGHQFLRHIQRTSLLLFLIDIGAPEPAEAFRTLRSELYLYDPFMDKKPCLVVFSKLDTIPPDERDELVNEVQQSFQAEFGVESMAVSAVGHINLDELKRRLFKLLKAL
- a CDS encoding T9SS type A sorting domain-containing protein, encoding MKTKLIIVIFILGTALVNAQQLSPYRNIVHSSRLSDGNICLQWMDSLDLDLNLPTELWHSTNGGAWQLATSQEIDSWQQVLVPYEFGNHLRWRLRTHLNMLGQEFIYMHAPYLPTEEFPPPFENVGLIGTDATGDSLTVYQPYLDFTDTWCAATENKLYSVMANAANSFPVMNSISSYNVYLTTITNPETVVDTLTYAMVHSFNIPGVIQPGLYKLRLDEQFLPSFERIGEIQSQVLGGKLYQACNLSDLYNDPDFGAWPNSLNGLILTSLSMSVSIDLQTFVPTFGVGDYSTLAGIIFDDHFYQVDENTLPTIDNVFLADDSLTFDYFDAESDFPILMEVVLPNGEVLHPQPLGYDIGPHPISFGLILPNPVNELTFRFSDNDTDIVTQTHTFVSVSDPNLSPAALNCEMQNPFSPGGKIRLSGLKRDSLSLSIYDLRGRKIGSIHEGGTSHGELNLHWDGSVGGKKLDSGVYFLRVVQADKALLKRFTIIK
- the dprA gene encoding DNA-protecting protein DprA gives rise to the protein MKTLEAWLCLKCAPQLKSGEIPQLLKKYPDPTEFIGQPNHPIQADESLHPETREHILRAQPHPDLTKILNLCDQFDIQATFWGAEDYPSGLKQILAPPLILYYRGNLAPALNGVCLGVVGTRKASAYGSSSCKKLLEPVCRQGVTIVSGLATGIDTAAHTAALAAGGKTLAVLAGGLQSIYPPQNQELAETIIANGALISEYEPGTSIERWNFVARNRIISALSTAVFIVEGSFKSGAMITAKHAIDQNRDLMALPGQINHYNAQGPNYLIKNGALCVTEAEDLICALGLDYEPGEQMEILPEMSPGEQQIHQIFQDQQREISFDELLLISKFSFGKLSTALLNLELKGYLCKTGGNSFILS